Within Wyeomyia smithii strain HCP4-BCI-WySm-NY-G18 chromosome 2, ASM2978416v1, whole genome shotgun sequence, the genomic segment CTAAGCAgtaaaattttctcagtttAGCCAATGGAAACGCGATCCGTACTTAGCTTCCGGTCTGGGATAATCGTCTGGCAAGCCAGGCGTAGCGTCCGGGTAGAGCGTTTTCTCCTTTTTCGGTGGTGCTGGACGATCGGTAGCGTGGACCTTGGCTCTAGTGAAATAACCATAATCCGGTCGTTCTATGTTGAGTTTATCCAGAACACATTTGTCGTACACTCCTTGCGTCTTGCGGCAGCTGTCAGAGTCGAAAAAATGTAGTGTATTCCATGCCAGATACATTAAACAACACTTACTATTTAAATCTCAAATCGCCGCTGCTTTTATCCAGACAGTTGGCGTATTGAGTGAATTCTTGGGCGCACGATTTTTTCACTTGCCGGAAGAAGTCCAATGCACAATTGGTGACCGCCTTTCCCTCGTTCAGGCAAGCTCGCGGATCATCCAGCTCTTGGCGACATAGCATAAACTCCTAAATCGGTTGAATAAATTACATTAGTGGTGAAAACTAAAAGCTAATTGTTAATGTGTTTGCATTCGATTAAACGATCAGGTTAGTCTGTTCTAAAATTATATAACACGCATCGGGGGCTGGAACATTACTCCCCTAGCAATCTCCTACTCTGAAACACATAGCCTGATACTTACATTATTTTCTGCTTCGCACTTTTTGCCAACATGAAACGCACCGGCACGCAAAGCAGGTCCCGAAAGGTTAACCTCCGGAACGGTGAGTTCTTCCTCCGTTGGAAGATAAATATCCTTCGTTACGACCATTATTTCGGGTGAAGAATGAGCCACCTGAGTTAAAATTCGCTCAGTGACTTAACATCTAGAAGATAAAAGCTGCAAAATACTCCTGTTAAATATACTTATTGATAAAAAGGATTTACCGAAAAATGTAACCGAAGATGAAAACTCTGCGCGATGCGAGCCACAAAAATAATGGCAGCGTTTTTGACGTTTCCTCTTTAAATCGcagatttgttttgttttgtatgtttatggcgtgtggTCTAAAAGATGTACTAAATAGATGAGAGCACAGTAGAAAAGTTAGCATTCATGAACATTCTAGTGGGAATATATTTTACATTGAATAAATAGTTAGATGTTAATGTCTTTTTGAGGAAAGAATTT encodes:
- the LOC129722722 gene encoding NADH dehydrogenase [ubiquinone] 1 alpha subcomplex subunit 8, translating into MVVTKDIYLPTEEELTVPEVNLSGPALRAGAFHVGKKCEAENNEFMLCRQELDDPRACLNEGKAVTNCALDFFRQVKKSCAQEFTQYANCLDKSSGDLRFKYCRKTQGVYDKCVLDKLNIERPDYGYFTRAKVHATDRPAPPKKEKTLYPDATPGLPDDYPRPEAKYGSRFHWLN